One region of Triticum dicoccoides isolate Atlit2015 ecotype Zavitan unplaced genomic scaffold, WEW_v2.0 scaffold47009, whole genome shotgun sequence genomic DNA includes:
- the LOC119346663 gene encoding wall-associated receptor kinase 2-like, with product DCSNICGDVSVLFPFGIGPPTCYLPGFDLTCDKSHHPARLMLGTSRVMNISLLNNTMHILNTDQVLHLYAGMPGRHIGDFKNMGVGDEVPYSLSTNNELILIGCGVQSQLLGAMSNRAWPILSGCSSFCSSSENGTYEDTGLTVIGDNNDDDDLYCYGRGCCQARISMSRDGMPSGFWINWVDPNIGSDETLPPSYALIAQEGWFRKRQVSAQLRKWSNKDVSSPTLSPSLEVPMVLEWEILQLQQAASSSQPPTSVSSKQYLQCPGICKSKNSLCKPRNRGYTCHCIEGYDGNPYRINGCTGYRCLYISGMNVTIGVASGFSIVLIVLGAFVISKKLKHRRAQIRKRKFFMQNRGKLLQQLVSLKSDIAERMIISLEELEKATNNFDKSRELGGGGHGTVYKGILSDLHVVAIKKPKKVVQKEKEICEFINEVAILSQINHRNVVKLYGCCLETEVPMLVYKFISSGTLYEHLHGERSKSLSWDDRLRIAVEASKSLAYLHSAASTPVIHRDIKSANILLDDSLTTKVADFGASRYISTDISGVMTKAQGTRGYWDPMYFRTGRLTEKSNVYSFGVVLLELLTRKK from the exons GTGACTGTAGCAATATTTGTGGCGACGTGAGCGTTCTATTCCCGTTCGGCATTGGCCCTCCCACTTGCTATTTGCCAGGGTTCGACCTCACCTGCGACAAGAGCCACCACCCCGCGCGACTGATGCTTGGCACCTCCCGGGTTATGAACATCTCCCTCCTCAACAACACCATGCACATCCTCAATACCGACCAAGTCCTTCACCTCTACGCCGGTATGCCGGGCCGACATATCGGGGATTTCAAGAACATGGGTGTTGGAGATGAGGTGCCCTACTCGTTGTCGACCAATAATGAGCTCATCCTCATTGGGTGCGGCGTACAGTCACAACTGTTGGGGGCCATGAGCAATCGGGCTTGGCCCATCCTCAGCGGCTGCTCCTCTTTTTGTTCATCAAGTGAGAATGGCACCTACGAAGACACTGGTTTGACAGTAATTGGAGACAACAATGACGATGATGATCTATATTGCTATGGCCGGGGCTGCTGCCAGGCACGTATCTCAATGTCCAGGGACGGCATGCCTAGTGGATTCTGGATCAATTGGGTTGATCCCAACATTGGCAGCGATGAGACGCTACCACCATCATATGCTCTCATCGCACAGGAGGGATGGTTCCGTAAGCGCCAGGTCTCTGCACAACTAAGGAAGTGGTCGAACAAAGATGTAAGCTCTCCAACTCTCAGTCCTAGCCTGGAGGTTCCCATGGTTCTAGAATGGGAGATCTTGCAATTGCAACAGGCTGCCAGCTCATCACAACCACCAACAAGCGTGAGCTCCAAGCAATATTTGCAGTGTCCTGGCATCTGCAAGAGCAAGAACAGCCTCTGCAAACCAAGGAATAGAGGCTATACCTGCCACTGCATCGAGGGTTACGACGGGAACCCTTACCGCATCAACGGATGCACAGGTTATC GTTGCTTGTATATTTCAGGAATGAACGTCACTATAGGAGTTGCCAGTGGATTTTCCATTGTACTTATTGTACTGGGAGCATTTGTCATTTCAAAAAAACTAAAACACAGAAGAGCACAAATAAGGAAGCGGAAGTTCTTCATGCAAAATCGGGGGAAACTGCTACAACAATTGGTATCTCTAAAATCTGATATTGCAGAACGAATGATCATATCGTTAGAAGAGTTAGAGAAGGCAACCAACAATTTTGATAAATCCCGCGAACTTGGTGGTGGAGGGCATGGAACTGTATACAAAGGTATTTTATCGGACCTCCATGTTGTAGCCATAAAAAAACCCAAGAAGGTGGTGCAAAAAGAGAAAGAGATATGTGAGTTTATCAATGAGGTAGCTATCCTATCACAAATCAACCATAGAAATGTAGTAAAACTCTACGGTTGCTGCCTTGAAACCGAAGTCCCTATGTTGGTCTATAAGTTCATATCTAGTGGGACGCTTTACGAGCATCTTCATGGTGAAAGATCAAAATCATTGTCTTGGGATGACAGGTTGCGAATAGCAGTTGAGGCATCAAAATCTCTAGCATATCTTCACTCAGCGGCTTCAACACCTGTCATCCATAGAGATATTAAGTCTGCTAACATACTTTTGGATGACAGTCTGACAACAAAGGTAGCAGATTTTGGAGCTTCAAGGTACATTTCAACGGATATATCTGGGGTTATGACAAAGGCTCAAGGAACAAGAGGATATTGGGATCCTATGTACTTCCGCACAGGGCGACTAACTGAGAAAAGTAATGTTTATAGCTTTGGGGTCGTTCTTCTGGAACTTCTAACCAGGAAGAAA